Proteins encoded within one genomic window of Calonectris borealis chromosome 1, bCalBor7.hap1.2, whole genome shotgun sequence:
- the AQP11 gene encoding aquaporin-11 isoform X3, translating to MAVGGVGTSLLLMAGIMVTVGLCRRLTRRRLRFHQRLCTFLLEMFSTFQICACTNELCLLGNVEPKPHTALTLTYGFTVLHGLTLTGSTCNPCGTLQPMWGGGISVKMGGLKVGAQFVAAVLARVFMHFIWSLEMAEPHFGALSQGCSNPMQTTEMQAFCIELLFSVVFQLTILRVESVNPKYKVHLIALLITMLVYAGGNLTGAIFNPALAFSLHANCFYDKFLSYSLVYWIAPCLEGTCKKGAEDFILIVTSSYSYLQYTYLREEERLHYSLEESPQLYSRGTLLQK from the exons ATGGCTGTCGGTGGGGTCGGGACCTCGCTCCTGCTGATGGCCGGCATCATGGTAACAGTGGGGCTGTGCAGGAGATTAACCCGCCGCCGGCTGCGCTTCCACCAGCGCCTTTGCACTTTTCTTTTGGAGATGTTTAGCACCTTCCAGATTTGTGCCTGCACTAACGAGCTCTGCCTGCTCGGCAATGTGGAGCCGAAGCCGCATACCGCCCTCACTCTCACCTACGGTTTCACCGTCCTGCACGGCTTGACTCTGACTGGCAGCACATGCAATCCCTGTGGCACCTTGCAGCCAATGTGGGGCGGTGGGATATCGGTCAAGATGGGTGGACTCAAGGTCGGCGCTCAGTTCGTGGCTGCAGTGCTTGCCAGAGTGTTTATGCACTTTatctggagcctggagatggcaGAGCCACATTTTGGAGCACTCTCACAGGGCTGCAGCAACCCCATGCAGACTACAGAGATGCAGGCGTTCTGCATAGAACTGCTCTTTTCTGTCGTTTTCCAGCTGACCATCCTGCGAGTGGAAAGTGTTAATCCCAAATACAAAGTCCATTTGATTGCTCTTCTCATCACCATGCTCGTGTATGCag GTGGAAATCTCACAGGAGCAATATTTAATCCAGCATTGGCTTTTTCATTACATGCAAATTGTTTCTATGACAAATTTTTGAGTTACTCACTAGTATATTGGATAGCACCATGCTTAG AAGGCACCTGCAAAAAAGGAGCTGAAGATTTTATTCTTATAGTGACCTCATCATATTCCTACTTGCAATATACATACCTCCGAGAGGAAGAAAGGCTACACTACTCCCTAGAAGAGTCTCCACAGCTCTATTCTAGAGGTACCCTACTCCAAAAGTAA
- the AQP11 gene encoding aquaporin-11 isoform X1, which yields MAVGGVGTSLLLMAGIMVTVGLCRRLTRRRLRFHQRLCTFLLEMFSTFQICACTNELCLLGNVEPKPHTALTLTYGFTVLHGLTLTGSTCNPCGTLQPMWGGGISVKMGGLKVGAQFVAAVLARVFMHFIWSLEMAEPHFGALSQGCSNPMQTTEMQAFCIELLFSVVFQLTILRVESVNPKYKVHLIALLITMLVYAGGNLTGAIFNPALAFSLHANCFYDKFLSYSLVYWIAPCLGKFLILYVFEKVLFSTWFKNQEIGILYLIACSFSALNKIQKIVNYNLCVEVIQNHGFVLQM from the exons ATGGCTGTCGGTGGGGTCGGGACCTCGCTCCTGCTGATGGCCGGCATCATGGTAACAGTGGGGCTGTGCAGGAGATTAACCCGCCGCCGGCTGCGCTTCCACCAGCGCCTTTGCACTTTTCTTTTGGAGATGTTTAGCACCTTCCAGATTTGTGCCTGCACTAACGAGCTCTGCCTGCTCGGCAATGTGGAGCCGAAGCCGCATACCGCCCTCACTCTCACCTACGGTTTCACCGTCCTGCACGGCTTGACTCTGACTGGCAGCACATGCAATCCCTGTGGCACCTTGCAGCCAATGTGGGGCGGTGGGATATCGGTCAAGATGGGTGGACTCAAGGTCGGCGCTCAGTTCGTGGCTGCAGTGCTTGCCAGAGTGTTTATGCACTTTatctggagcctggagatggcaGAGCCACATTTTGGAGCACTCTCACAGGGCTGCAGCAACCCCATGCAGACTACAGAGATGCAGGCGTTCTGCATAGAACTGCTCTTTTCTGTCGTTTTCCAGCTGACCATCCTGCGAGTGGAAAGTGTTAATCCCAAATACAAAGTCCATTTGATTGCTCTTCTCATCACCATGCTCGTGTATGCag GTGGAAATCTCACAGGAGCAATATTTAATCCAGCATTGGCTTTTTCATTACATGCAAATTGTTTCTATGACAAATTTTTGAGTTACTCACTAGTATATTGGATAGCACCATGCTTAGGTAAGTTCTTAATACTTTATGTATTTGAGAAAGTGTTATTTAGTACATGGTTCAAAAATCAAGAAATAGGTATTCTTTATTTGATAGCCTGctcattttctgctttaaataaaatccagaaaataGTCAATTATAATTTATGTGTAGAAGTAATTCAGAatcatggttttgttttgcaaatgtag
- the AQP11 gene encoding aquaporin-11 isoform X2, with protein MAVGGVGTSLLLMAGIMVTVGLCRRLTRRRLRFHQRLCTFLLEMFSTFQICACTNELCLLGNVEPKPHTALTLTYGFTVLHGLTLTGSTCNPCGTLQPMWGGGISVKMGGLKVGAQFVAAVLARVFMHFIWSLEMAEPHFGALSQGCSNPMQTTEMQAFCIELLFSVVFQLTILRVESVNPKYKVHLIALLITMLVYAGGNLTGAIFNPALAFSLHANCFYDKFLSYSLVYWIAPCLGTILVAFIWDEILPRIS; from the exons ATGGCTGTCGGTGGGGTCGGGACCTCGCTCCTGCTGATGGCCGGCATCATGGTAACAGTGGGGCTGTGCAGGAGATTAACCCGCCGCCGGCTGCGCTTCCACCAGCGCCTTTGCACTTTTCTTTTGGAGATGTTTAGCACCTTCCAGATTTGTGCCTGCACTAACGAGCTCTGCCTGCTCGGCAATGTGGAGCCGAAGCCGCATACCGCCCTCACTCTCACCTACGGTTTCACCGTCCTGCACGGCTTGACTCTGACTGGCAGCACATGCAATCCCTGTGGCACCTTGCAGCCAATGTGGGGCGGTGGGATATCGGTCAAGATGGGTGGACTCAAGGTCGGCGCTCAGTTCGTGGCTGCAGTGCTTGCCAGAGTGTTTATGCACTTTatctggagcctggagatggcaGAGCCACATTTTGGAGCACTCTCACAGGGCTGCAGCAACCCCATGCAGACTACAGAGATGCAGGCGTTCTGCATAGAACTGCTCTTTTCTGTCGTTTTCCAGCTGACCATCCTGCGAGTGGAAAGTGTTAATCCCAAATACAAAGTCCATTTGATTGCTCTTCTCATCACCATGCTCGTGTATGCag GTGGAAATCTCACAGGAGCAATATTTAATCCAGCATTGGCTTTTTCATTACATGCAAATTGTTTCTATGACAAATTTTTGAGTTACTCACTAGTATATTGGATAGCACCATGCTTAG GTACAATACTTGTGGCTTTTATATGGGATGAAATCCTTCCTCGGATATCCTGA